Proteins encoded within one genomic window of Bos mutus isolate GX-2022 chromosome 9, NWIPB_WYAK_1.1, whole genome shotgun sequence:
- the PKIB gene encoding cAMP-dependent protein kinase inhibitor beta yields the protein MRTDSPKMTDVEPVVNNFASSARAGRRNAVPDIQGSTAAGGTLEELPVKLEALSVKEDVKKKDEETAQDQLEKPKDEGK from the exons ATGAGGACAGATTCACCCAAAATGACGGATGTGGAGCCTGTGGTCAACAATTTTGCGTCATCAGCACGGGCAGGTCGCCGAAATGCTGTCCCAGACATCCAAGGTTCAACGGCTGCAGGCGGGACCTTGGAGGAGTTGCCCGTCAAACTGGAAGCCCTATCCGTGAAGGAAG atgtgaaaaagaaagatgaagaaacagcacAAGATCAATTGGAAAAGCCCaaagatgaaggaaaatga